The Pontibacter korlensis sequence AGCTCAGGCGGGAGGCCATCACCAGGGACAACGACAACTACGCCACGGTGGCCGGGTTCATCTCCTATCGGCTGGGTAGGCTGCCTGCCACGGGCGACAGGGTGCAGGCCAACGGGTGCGAGCTGGAGGTAGTGGACATGGACGCCTACCGGGTGGACAAGGTCATCCTGAAGAACACCGATGCTTAGTCTGAGGTGTAGCCTGTAGGCAACAAGGATAGCCAGGGGTTGGGAAACAAGTGCTGCTGTCGTCAAGGTCAAAATCAGTCTAGTCATGGGGAGTGTGCGACAAAGACATACGGCTTTAGTGTCCGAAGCTAAAGAAAACAGGCCTCCAGCGTTAACTGAAGGCCTTTCGTGTAGACCGAAGGATGGAACATAGAACCTTATCCATAAGGATTTAGCGGCTGTGGAAAAGTACCTGCTGCAGGTGGGAGAGGAGCGGTTGAGCTTTTTCATCAGCTACATTGGGGATCATTAACATAACTAGTTTTATCCGCGAATCCCGCTCCAGTCTTCTGGAGGAGGTGCCGGTATTGGTACTTTGGCGGGAGATGCCGCTCAGACAATGGACAATGCGTCCTTTCCCCAGGTGCCAAAACAAGAAAGCCACCTCTTAAAGAGATGGCTTTCCATAAGTAGTAAATAGGTATAATTCTTTATTTATACAAGACAGACCTAGTCGCCCTTGCTCAGGGAGAAGCTGCCGTCACCGTTGAAGTCTGTCAAGACAATGGTCACGGTCCACGCTCCGGGCGTACCGGAAGAGGAGGTCACTCCTGACTTTGAGTCTTCCCCGTCCCCGGCAGTCAGCTTATTGTCAAGAACGTTTTTCCCTTCAGCGTCCTTTATCAGGAGCTGAAAGCTTCCTCCCTTGGAGGCGGTGATGTCCATGTTGTAATCGGCAGTGGGCATGGGGTTCTGCCAGGTGTAGGTCTTTGTGAAAGACCCTCCGTTGCCTGTCACATCCCCGTCAATGTCACCGCTTGCGATGGTGGTAAAGGTGGCGCTGGCTGTCGGGCCTTCCTCTTTCTCGCAGCTGCTAAAAAGTCCTACGGCAGCTAAAAGCATCACCATGAGTATCTTTGCTTGCTTCATTGTCTTTTTTCTTTTGTTGTTAATAATCTGTTTGAGAAACCGCTGCTTATTCCTATTCCTTTATTTCCACCTCCGTTGCCAGGTCCAATCCATCGGCCACCTCTTCAAAGATATCGGTGTTCTGGGTCGAGCTGATGACGATAACGCCCTGCGCGTTCTTTGTTGCCGTCAGGAACTCTTCTGCGGAGACACCGGCAAACCAGGCAACAGGGTTGAATGTCACCTGGGCCACCACGCTCTGCCCCTCGTCAAAGGTGACAGTGCCCTCTCTCTCCACCTCGAAGGTCTCAGATGAGTTGAACTCGAAGCGAACCGGGTGGGCCTGCCCCAGCGCATCGGTAAATGTTCCGTTCAGCACAATGGCGGGCTGGCTGCCACTATCCTGAAGCTCCATCTCCACCTCTATCTCCTCATAGGTCCCGGGGCGGATAGCAACGGCACTGATGTCAGGGGAGGTGGCGCCGGTGGCGAAGTCAATCTGCACGTCCTGCTCCAGCTCGAACTCCACCTCCAGGGAATCCACATCGCTCTCTGCCTCGAATTGAACCTCACTCAGTGTGATGGTGCCGGAGGTGAAGGAGAGGCTGTTGGCGGAGGCCGTCCTGCCGTTCACTGGTGCTGCTGCTGTAACGGTGTCAAAGCTGAGGCCCACCTGTGGCTGTGGCGCTGCGGTCTCCTCCTCCCCGCAGGCAAGCATGCCAAGTGACAGGGAAGCGATCAGTAATAAGGAAGAAGCTTTCATAAGAATAAAAATTTAATGTTTGTCTGTCTGCCAAATATCGGACAGGAACATGAAGGTAGGATGAAGAAACAGATATTCAATAAATATTATTTTATAATCTTTATTCTTCCCTGTGGAAGCTATCAAGAAATAGGGCAGGTGTGGCTAGATGCACGTAAACGGTGCTTCTGCTAAATAGTTTTATACTATATTCTTTATAAGACAAGTGCAATTATTTGCAATACAGAAAGGGGCTGTCCAAAAAGGGCGGCCCCTTTTTCATTTTCTCCTCTTTTGCTATTTTAGGGAGTATGAAAAGGCGCAACGTTGTTTTCAAGGAGCAGCCGGGCCACCAGGTGGTCCTCTTCCCCCAAAGCATCGGAGACCGCATCCCGGAAGACCACCCGGTGCGGCTCGTGGACCGGGTGGTCGATGAGCTCAACATCGACCGCATCATAGCCACCTACAAGGGCGGGGGCACGAGCAGCTACCACCCACGGATGCTCTTGAAAGTGCTCTTCTACGCTTACCTGAACAACATCTACTCCTGCCGCCGCATCGCCCGGGCATTGGAGGAGAACATCCACTTCATATGGCTCTCGGGCGGCAGCACCCCCGACTTCCGCACCATCAACGACTTCCGCTCCCGCCGCCTCAAGAACCAGATCCAGGACTTGTTTGCCGAGCTGGTGCGCCTCTTAAACCGCCTGGGCTACGTGAGCCTGGAGACCCAGTACGTGGACGGCACCAGGCTGGAGGCAGCCGCCAATCGCTACACCTTCGTGTGGCGGGGCTCAGTGGAGAAGAACAAGCAAAAGCTGGAGACAAAGATCAAGGCCGTGCTCTCGGACATCAAGCAGGCCATCAAAGAAGACAGGAAAGCGCCTCAGGAGCAGCCGCCCGAGAAGGTGGACGCCCAGCGCCTGAAAGAGGAGATCCGCCAGCTCAACGAGCGCGTGGCTGAGCTGGACAAGCAGGCCCGCAAGCAGGTGGCCAAACTGGAGAAAGAGCACCTGCCGCGACTACAAAAATACGAGGAGCAGCTAGAGAAGCTCGGTGAGAGGAACAGCTATAGCAAAACAGACGAGGATGCCACTTTCATGCGGATGAAAGAAGACCACATGAAGAACGGGCAATTGAAGCCCGCCTACAACGTGCAGATCAGCTCCGAGGGCCAGCTGATCACCAATTTCTCTTTGCACCAGCGCCCGGGCGACACGGCCACGCTGATCCCGCACCTGGAGCAGTTCCAGGCCCATTACCAGCGGCAGTCAAAAGAAGTGGTGGCCGACGCCGGCTACGGCTCGGAGCAGAACTACGCCTGGCTCGAAGAGCACCAGGTAGAGGCCTACGTCAAGTACAGCTACTTCCATCAAGAGCAGAAGCGCAAGTTCAAGAACGACATCTTCCACGCCCAGCACCTGTACTACAATGAGCAGCAGGACTTCTTTGTCTGCCCCATGGGCCAGCGCCTGGAGCGGGTGGGCCAGTACACCCGTACTTCTGAGTTAGGTCATGTCTCCTCTGTCACCCGCTATGCTGCCCGCCGGTGTGAGGGCTGCCCGCTGCGGGGGCAGTGCTTCAAGGGCAGGGGCAACCGCATGATCGAGGTCAACCACCGCCTGCGCCAGTTAAAGGCCCGGGCACGGGAGCGGCTCTTGAGTGAGGAGGGAATCCGCCACCGCAAGCGAAGGGCCATTGAGCCCGAGGCTGTGTTCGGGCAGGTGAAGAGCAACAACCGCTTCACCCGCTTTAGATTGAGAACACTTGCCAAAGCCGAGGTGGACTTTGGCCTGGCGGCCATGGCCCACAACCTGCGCAAAATAGCCCGCAAGGGAGTGAAAGCCTTCCGGCAGGCCCTGGAGAGGGGCGCCTCCGGCCTTTCCCAGCAGCTAAAACAGCCAACTGCGGCTCATACCGGCCTGCTGGACCAGCTGACTACCATTTTCAGCCCGAGAAGAGCCGTTTTCCAGCTGGCCGCCTAAAAAACAAAATCAACCGGATAAACCAAAAGAGGCTGCCCTTTCCGGACAGCCTCTTTCTGTATTGCAAAGCTAAAGTCCGCAGGGACTATTTATGACAAAAAGAGCAGGAGGCCCTTGAGGGGCGCAAATTAATAGGTATTCCCAAACAGAAACAGAACGGAAAAATGACTGACGATACCACTCAAGCATCTTATCCACAACTCCCAGCATGAAAGAAGAGGCGTGCAAAGCACAATGATCAACAGCAGGCTTTCAGCCGGTGGGAAGGCTAGTTCAACGAAGCCATGCCTTGTACTCGTCACGAAAAACGTGGGAATAAATGTATCGTGGAACATGCAGCGGTACCTGCCCCTGCAGCCTATTTGTAGTCTCATTTTGTCGTCTCACAAATCAAAATAACATTCGTTTTAAGATATGAGCAGCTGAGACCGTTCATGATATCATGAACGGTGTGTAAAAGGCTAATCGATAGATGTACCTAAAGTCAAATAATAATAGGGGAGGCCACAAAAAGAATAAGGCAAACAACCCAAGCTTTACCCCCTCCATAAAAACAAAAATTTGGCCTAATCGAGAGGTGGTAAATTTACAGGTGGCGGTATTAGTGTCCGAATAGTGTCCGAAGCAAATGAAAAAAGGCCTTCAGCATTAGCTGAAGGCCTTTCGTGTAGCCCGTAGGGGAATCGAACGTTGATTCTTTGAGGCTATTAATTCCTATACTTTTAATATTAGCCGCTGTGTAGCAGTTCGGAGGCTATGAATAAAAACGAGGGGCTACAAGAGCCCCTCGTCTGCCAGGGAGCAGTAGGTCTCGCTGGTGAGGATGAGGTGGTCCAGGACGGAGATGTCGAGCAGCTCGCCGCCCTGCTTGATCTTTTTGGTGAGTTGCAGGTCAGCCTGGCTGGGTTTGGGGTTGCCCGAGGGGTGGTTGTGGCAGAGGACGATGCCCGAGGCGCAGGCCTTGAGGGCGGCCACGAAAACACCCAGCACCTGGTTGGCCCGGTTCAACAGCAGCACCTTGAACTGCTCGACGAACTCGAGCTTGCTTGAGTCCCGGCTGTCTTTCAGAACCTGGTAGGAGTCCGCAGAGCAGGTGACCTGCGGCCTTTCGCTGGGCTTGACGCGGTTGCGGTAGGAGAGCTTGACTTCGGCCACTCTGTGGAAGGCGGATTTCAGTGTCTTTTCCATAATCAGCTTGTTTTTTGAGTGTGCGGAATTGATCATGGTGCCTTCGGCGCCGGAGGGAGGGCAAGGTGGAGGCGGTGAAAATGCGGAGGGTCCGCCCTCGGTGGATACCCATTTTGTCTGCACGACCTTGCTCCCGTATCCGGCCGGGAAGGCTACCTTTGCCCCAGAATGAATGACGGTTGGATCTTTGCTTTGGGGTGGTTTGGTACACTACTTTCAAAGCCTGTCCGATCTGCTTTTATGTTGTTACTGCATTGCAGTTGAGATGTGGGACTGTGAGACTATACACCTTATGGAGCTGAGGTTTCCTTACTGGGACGACAGGGATTTTGCAAGCTTATAGCTATTGAGGCGGATCTTCATTTTAATCAGAAGATTTCACCTATAGGGGTTGCTTGCTGAGGTGAAAAAGCAGGGCCCATTTTAGTAAAAGCATATTAAACACTTCTACCGAAGTGTTGTATGATGGAGCTTGCGTTCGCTAAAAAGTATTTTTCTTTTTTTGCGAACATAAAAGACGAAAGATTGCTTCCTACAGTCAGGAAACTGGAGGAAATACCAGGTATTGAGGGTTAAGCATGGCCCGAGCCATGATCTGTTAACAGTTGGTTTGCTGTAAATCAAGAGGGGAAGCTACCGGCGGAACTGGCATGTGGAATTGAGAGCTTATACCATCCATTCTGCCGCGGCTGCTTCAGCAGTTTCGAAATCTTAAGCTACTGCTGCTGGTGTTTGCCTACCTCACATCAAGTGCTAGGGAGCAGGTGCAGCAGGAAAACATGGCCTATGCAGATGCAGCCCTTTATTGTAAGTCAGCCTCAATATAGTAGTGGAGGTTTTCCTTTGTGATGATGTCCAGCGGCAAGTACTTAATGGCGTTGTGTTTCTTTTTGAAGATCAGGTAATCGGCCAGCCCCTGAATGCCCCAGTACCCCTGGCCTTTCGGGTTTTGGTTGATAAGGAAATTGATTTGGTTAGTGTTCAGGTGAGCTAGGTTCTCTTCAATTAAATCGTAGCCTATCAGGTGCACGTGATGCAGCTTCTTCTGTGCAAGGTAATCGGCCATAACATACGCCTTGGAGTTCGTGACAAACACGCCCCTGATGTCGCGGTTGTTCTTGAAGAGCTTGTCCAGCTGCTGTGTTACGCTCTGTTTGCCACCGCTCTGCAGGTCTACCTGCACAACATTATAGGCAACCTCTAGTTCCTGCGTCATGAAGTAATCCACAAAGCCCTGCTCCTTACTGATTAGGTGAGAGGAGTTGGCCACATCTTCCTCGATGTGCGCCACCACGAAAGTACACTTTTCCTTATTGCCAAAGTGTAGCAGTTTAGCGGCAAGGGAGCCACTCTGGTAAGAGTCCTGGCCAATATACATGAGCGGCTCGTAGTTAGGAATGTGCGTGTTAAAGAGCACAAACGGAATGCCCTGTTGTCTCCACTTACTAAAGTAGGAGAGCGACTGGCGGTAAAAAACAGGGGCCACCAGTATGCCGTCAAAAGGTTTGGAGGCTATTTTGTCGGCCTCTACCACAAAGGACTCTGCGTTGAATGGATCAAAGCAGAATTGCGTTACCCGTATGCCGTACTGCTGCAACTCCTCTTCGGCTTTTTCAATCCCGTCCTTGGGGGCTTGCCAGTACCTGTCGTATGCAGGATCAGGGATCAGCGCAGCTAGCTGATACGTTTTGTTTTTAACCAGGGCACGGGCCAGGAAATTGGGCTTGTAGTTAAGCTCCTCTGCAATTTTAAGTACCCGCTGGCGTACGTCTTCCGCCACCCTTCCGCGGTTATGCAGCACGCGGTCCACTGTACCCGTTGATACCTTCGCTTTCTCAGCTATATCCTTTATTCTAATAACCTTGTTCAAGTTCTGCCTAGCGTTTAACGTGTGAAAGAATTGCAAGCTACAGTCCGACCAGCTGTAGGGTGCAACGTGTGCCTGACTTGGGAGGTCCCTCCGCATGCTGCAGGCATGAAACCCTTCCTTGG is a genomic window containing:
- a CDS encoding JAB domain-containing protein; translated protein: MEKTLKSAFHRVAEVKLSYRNRVKPSERPQVTCSADSYQVLKDSRDSSKLEFVEQFKVLLLNRANQVLGVFVAALKACASGIVLCHNHPSGNPKPSQADLQLTKKIKQGGELLDISVLDHLILTSETYCSLADEGLL
- a CDS encoding LacI family DNA-binding transcriptional regulator — protein: MNKVIRIKDIAEKAKVSTGTVDRVLHNRGRVAEDVRQRVLKIAEELNYKPNFLARALVKNKTYQLAALIPDPAYDRYWQAPKDGIEKAEEELQQYGIRVTQFCFDPFNAESFVVEADKIASKPFDGILVAPVFYRQSLSYFSKWRQQGIPFVLFNTHIPNYEPLMYIGQDSYQSGSLAAKLLHFGNKEKCTFVVAHIEEDVANSSHLISKEQGFVDYFMTQELEVAYNVVQVDLQSGGKQSVTQQLDKLFKNNRDIRGVFVTNSKAYVMADYLAQKKLHHVHLIGYDLIEENLAHLNTNQINFLINQNPKGQGYWGIQGLADYLIFKKKHNAIKYLPLDIITKENLHYYIEADLQ